One part of the Suncus etruscus isolate mSunEtr1 chromosome 2, mSunEtr1.pri.cur, whole genome shotgun sequence genome encodes these proteins:
- the CENPK gene encoding centromere protein K isoform X1, with amino-acid sequence MSENEQSLDTDITTDAEDVRSPEEKLIQECDEMWKDIVECQNKLSFVGTETLTTSDAQLSLLNMHMRCLTAELNQWQKETPDIIPLDEDALVTLENEEFKKLKHDLELVLSTIQSKNEKLKEDLEREQQYLHEQQQILESLNLLHNELKQKVVTFSESRTFKELKTKLHDIKEYKEKLLISLGEFLEDHFSLPDQNAKKKKKNVQGSNAQLITLHEMLEILLNRLFAVPHDPYVKITDSFWPPYIELLLRNGIALRHPEDPSKIRIEAFHQ; translated from the exons ATGTCAGAGAATGAGCAAAGTTTAGATACAGATATTACTACAGATGCTGAAGATGTTAGAAGTCCTGAAGAAAAACTTATCCAAGAATGTGATGAAATGTGGAAAGATATAGTAGAA TGTCAGAATAAATTATCATTTGTTGGAACTGAGACACTCACCACTTCAGATGCTCAG ttatcATTATTAAACATGCATATGAGATGTTTGACAGCTGAACTCAATCAGTGGCAGAAAGAAACCCCTGACA TAATTCCACTGGATGAAGATGCCCTGGTAACATTAGAAAATGAAGAA TTCAAGAAATTGAAGCATGATCTTGAATTGGTACTCTCTACTATTcaatcaaaaaatgaaaagttaaagGAAGACTTGGAAAG GGAGCAGCAATATTTGCATGAACAGCAACAGATACTGGAATCACTTAATCTATTACACAATGAATTGAAACAAAAAGTTGTGACTTTTTCTGAATCAAG AACCTTTAAAGAACTGAAAACTAAACTACATGatataaaagaatataaggaGAAACTGTTGATTTCCTTGGGTGAATTTCTAGAAGACCATTTTTCTCTGCCTGATCAaaatgctaaaaagaaaaaa AAAAACGTACAAGGATCAAATGCACAGCTGATAACATTGCATGAAATGCTAGAG ATTCTCTTAAATAGATTATTTGCTGTTCCACATGATCCATATGTCAAAATCACTGATTCATTTTGGCCGCCTTACATTGAACTGCTCCTGCGAAATGGAATTGCCTTGAGACATCCAGAAGATCCATCCAAAATAAGAATAGAAGCCTTCCATCAGTAA
- the CENPK gene encoding centromere protein K isoform X2, translating to MWKDIVECQNKLSFVGTETLTTSDAQLSLLNMHMRCLTAELNQWQKETPDIIPLDEDALVTLENEEFKKLKHDLELVLSTIQSKNEKLKEDLERTFKELKTKLHDIKEYKEKLLISLGEFLEDHFSLPDQNAKKKKKNVQGSNAQLITLHEMLEILLNRLFAVPHDPYVKITDSFWPPYIELLLRNGIALRHPEDPSKIRIEAFHQ from the exons ATGTGGAAAGATATAGTAGAA TGTCAGAATAAATTATCATTTGTTGGAACTGAGACACTCACCACTTCAGATGCTCAG ttatcATTATTAAACATGCATATGAGATGTTTGACAGCTGAACTCAATCAGTGGCAGAAAGAAACCCCTGACA TAATTCCACTGGATGAAGATGCCCTGGTAACATTAGAAAATGAAGAA TTCAAGAAATTGAAGCATGATCTTGAATTGGTACTCTCTACTATTcaatcaaaaaatgaaaagttaaagGAAGACTTGGAAAG AACCTTTAAAGAACTGAAAACTAAACTACATGatataaaagaatataaggaGAAACTGTTGATTTCCTTGGGTGAATTTCTAGAAGACCATTTTTCTCTGCCTGATCAaaatgctaaaaagaaaaaa AAAAACGTACAAGGATCAAATGCACAGCTGATAACATTGCATGAAATGCTAGAG ATTCTCTTAAATAGATTATTTGCTGTTCCACATGATCCATATGTCAAAATCACTGATTCATTTTGGCCGCCTTACATTGAACTGCTCCTGCGAAATGGAATTGCCTTGAGACATCCAGAAGATCCATCCAAAATAAGAATAGAAGCCTTCCATCAGTAA